In Rhizobium sp. WSM4643, the following are encoded in one genomic region:
- a CDS encoding VOC family protein: MAKNTICVWYDKDAEAAARFYASTFPDSAVRAVIRAPGDYPEGKQGDVLVVEFTVAGIPCIGLNGGPAIKHNEAFSFQIATDTQEETDRYWNAIVGNGGQESECGWCKDKWGVSWQITPRVLSEALSAGGGQAKRAFDAMMTMRKIDIAAIEAARRG; encoded by the coding sequence ATGGCAAAGAACACGATCTGCGTATGGTACGACAAAGACGCTGAGGCCGCCGCCCGCTTCTATGCCTCGACTTTTCCCGACAGCGCCGTGCGTGCTGTCATTCGTGCACCGGGAGATTATCCTGAGGGCAAGCAGGGAGACGTCCTGGTTGTTGAATTCACCGTTGCGGGTATTCCCTGCATCGGCCTGAACGGCGGTCCCGCGATCAAACACAACGAAGCCTTCTCCTTTCAGATCGCAACGGACACTCAGGAAGAAACCGACCGCTATTGGAACGCGATCGTCGGCAATGGCGGTCAGGAAAGTGAGTGCGGCTGGTGCAAGGATAAGTGGGGCGTGTCCTGGCAGATTACGCCGCGCGTGCTCTCAGAAGCCCTTTCGGCAGGCGGTGGCCAGGCAAAGCGTGCTTTTGACGCGATGATGACCATGAGGAAGATCGACATTGCGGCGATCGAGGCGGCCCGGCGCGGCTGA